A region of Streptomyces sp. NBC_01788 DNA encodes the following proteins:
- the lysA gene encoding diaminopimelate decarboxylase, translating to MSRSAHPAGPRYADVLPEGHYSAPPADLNALDPKVWAQTVGRREDGVVTVGGLAVTDLAERFGTPAYVLDETDFRARARAWRNAFGHDADVFYAGKAFLSRAVVKWLDEEGLNLDVCSGTELATALSAGMPAERIAFHGNNKSPYEIERAVEAGVGRIVLDSFQEIVRVAHIAQSLEKRQRVQIRITVGVEAHTHEFIATAHEDQKFGIPLAGGQAAEAVRRALQLDGIELVGIHSHIGSQIFDMSGFEVAAHRVVRLLRDIRDEHGIELPEIDLGGGLGIAYTSNDDPREPHEIAKALTEIVTRECEAARLRTPRISVEPGRAIVGPTAFTLYEVGTIKPLEGLRTYVSVDGGMSDNIRTALYDAEYSVALVSRVSEAEPMLVRVVGKHCESGDIVVKDAFLPADLAPGDLIAVPATGAYCRSMASNYNHALRPPVVAVAGGDARVIVRRETEEDLLRLDVG from the coding sequence ATGAGCCGTTCCGCACACCCCGCCGGGCCCCGTTACGCCGATGTCCTGCCCGAGGGGCACTACTCCGCCCCGCCCGCCGACCTCAACGCCCTCGACCCCAAGGTCTGGGCACAGACCGTCGGCCGGCGCGAGGACGGTGTCGTGACCGTCGGCGGCCTCGCCGTCACCGACCTCGCCGAACGCTTCGGCACCCCCGCCTACGTCCTCGACGAGACCGACTTCCGGGCCCGGGCGCGGGCCTGGCGCAACGCCTTCGGGCACGACGCCGACGTCTTCTACGCCGGGAAGGCGTTCCTGTCCCGGGCCGTCGTGAAGTGGCTCGACGAGGAGGGCCTCAACCTCGACGTCTGCTCCGGCACCGAACTCGCCACCGCGCTCTCGGCCGGCATGCCCGCCGAGCGGATCGCCTTCCACGGCAACAACAAGTCGCCGTACGAGATCGAGCGGGCCGTCGAGGCCGGGGTCGGGCGGATCGTGCTCGACTCCTTCCAGGAGATCGTGCGCGTCGCCCACATCGCGCAGTCGCTCGAGAAGCGGCAGCGGGTGCAGATCCGGATCACGGTCGGCGTCGAGGCGCACACGCACGAGTTCATCGCCACCGCGCACGAGGACCAGAAGTTCGGCATCCCGCTGGCCGGGGGACAGGCCGCCGAGGCCGTACGGCGGGCCCTCCAGCTCGACGGGATCGAACTCGTCGGGATCCACTCCCACATCGGGTCGCAGATCTTCGACATGTCCGGGTTCGAGGTGGCCGCCCACCGCGTGGTGCGGCTGCTCAGGGACATCCGGGACGAGCACGGGATCGAGCTGCCGGAGATCGACCTCGGTGGCGGGCTCGGGATCGCGTACACCAGCAACGACGACCCGCGCGAGCCGCACGAGATCGCCAAGGCGCTGACCGAGATCGTCACCCGTGAGTGTGAGGCCGCCCGGCTCCGTACGCCCCGCATCTCGGTCGAGCCGGGGCGCGCCATCGTCGGGCCGACCGCCTTCACGCTCTACGAGGTCGGCACCATCAAGCCGCTGGAGGGGCTGCGGACGTACGTGTCCGTCGACGGGGGCATGTCGGACAACATCCGCACCGCGCTCTACGACGCCGAGTACAGCGTCGCGCTCGTGTCCCGTGTCTCCGAGGCCGAGCCGATGCTCGTACGGGTCGTGGGCAAGCACTGCGAGAGCGGGGACATCGTGGTCAAGGACGCCTTCCTGCCCGCCGACCTGGCACCCGGTGACCTCATCGCCGTGCCGGCCACGGGCGCGTACTGCCGGTCGATGGCCAGCAACTACAACCACGCGCTGCGTCCGCCGGTGGTCGCCGTCGCGGGCGGGGACGCCCGGGTGATCGTCCGCCGGGAGACGGAGGAGGACCTCCTGCGGCTCGACGTCGGATGA
- a CDS encoding homoserine dehydrogenase — translation MMRTRPLKVALLGCGVVGSEVARIMTTHADDLTARIGAPVELAGVAVRRPGKVREGIPAELVTTDATALVKRGDIDVVVEVIGGIEPARTLITTAFEHGASVVSANKALLAQDGAALHAAAESNDRDLYYEAAVAGAIPLIRPLRESLAGDKVNRVLGIVNGTTNFILDKMDSSGAGYQEALDEATALGYAEADPTADVEGFDAAAKAAILAGIAFHSRVRLDDVHREGMTEVTAADFVSAKEMGCTIKLLAICERAEDGGSVTARVHPAMIPLTHPLASVRGAYNAVFVESDAAGQLMFYGPGAGGSPTASAVLGDLVAVCRNRLNGATGPGDSAYAALPVSPMGDVVTRYHISLDVADKPGVLAQVATVFAEHGVSIDTVRQQGKDGEASLVVVTHRASDAALGGTVEALRKLDTVRGVASIMRVEGE, via the coding sequence ATGATGCGTACGCGTCCGCTGAAGGTGGCGCTGCTGGGCTGTGGGGTTGTCGGCTCAGAGGTGGCGCGCATCATGACGACGCACGCCGACGACCTCACGGCCAGGATCGGGGCCCCGGTGGAGCTCGCCGGGGTCGCCGTGCGCCGCCCCGGCAAGGTGCGCGAGGGCATCCCCGCCGAGCTCGTCACCACCGACGCGACCGCGCTCGTCAAACGCGGCGACATCGACGTCGTGGTCGAGGTCATCGGGGGGATCGAGCCCGCCCGGACGCTCATCACCACCGCCTTCGAGCACGGCGCCTCCGTCGTCTCCGCGAACAAGGCCCTGCTCGCCCAGGACGGGGCCGCCCTGCACGCCGCCGCGGAGTCGAACGACAGGGACCTCTACTACGAGGCAGCCGTCGCCGGTGCCATCCCGCTGATCCGGCCGCTGCGCGAGTCCCTCGCCGGGGACAAGGTCAACCGGGTGCTCGGCATCGTCAACGGCACCACCAACTTCATCCTCGACAAGATGGACTCCTCGGGCGCCGGCTACCAGGAGGCCCTCGACGAGGCCACCGCGCTCGGGTACGCGGAAGCCGACCCGACCGCGGACGTCGAGGGGTTCGACGCCGCCGCCAAGGCCGCCATCCTCGCCGGGATCGCCTTCCACTCGCGCGTACGGCTCGACGACGTCCACCGCGAGGGCATGACCGAGGTCACCGCCGCGGACTTCGTCTCCGCCAAGGAGATGGGCTGCACCATCAAGCTGCTCGCCATCTGCGAACGGGCCGAGGACGGCGGGTCCGTCACCGCGCGCGTGCACCCCGCGATGATTCCGCTCACCCACCCGCTGGCCTCCGTGCGCGGCGCCTACAACGCCGTGTTCGTCGAGTCCGACGCGGCCGGGCAGCTGATGTTCTACGGCCCCGGCGCCGGCGGCTCGCCCACCGCCTCCGCCGTGCTCGGCGACCTCGTCGCCGTCTGCCGCAACCGGCTCAACGGGGCCACCGGGCCCGGCGATTCGGCGTACGCGGCGCTGCCCGTGTCGCCCATGGGCGACGTCGTCACGCGCTACCACATCAGCCTGGACGTCGCCGACAAACCGGGTGTGCTCGCCCAGGTCGCCACCGTGTTCGCCGAGCACGGGGTGTCCATCGACACTGTTCGCCAGCAGGGCAAGGACGGTGAGGCCTCCCTCGTCGTCGTCACCCACCGCGCTTCCGACGCCGCCCTCGGCGGGACCGTGGAGGCGCTGCGCAAGCTCGACACCGTGCGGGGTGTCGCCAGCATCATGCGGGTTGAAGGAGAGTAA
- the thrC gene encoding threonine synthase encodes MTHQWRGIIEEYRDRLPVSDSTPVVTLREGGTPLVPAQVLSERTGCEVHLKVEGANPTGSFKDRGMTMAISKAKEEGAKAVICASTGNTSASAAAYAVRAGMVSAVLVPQGKIALGKMGQALVHGAKILQVDGNFDDCLTLARALSDNYPVALVNSVNPVRIEGQKTAAFEIVDMLGDAPDIHVLPVGNAGNITAYWKGYREYAADGVATKTPRMWGFQASGSAPIVRGEVVKDPSTIATAIRIGNPASWSYALAARDESGGAIDEVTDREILRAYRLLAAQEGVFVEPASAASVAGLLKAAEQGKVDPGQRIVCTVTGNGLKDPDWAVAGAPQPVTVPVDAATAAERLGLG; translated from the coding sequence ATGACCCACCAGTGGCGCGGAATCATCGAGGAGTACCGGGACAGGCTGCCGGTGTCCGACAGCACGCCGGTCGTGACGCTCCGCGAGGGCGGTACGCCCCTCGTGCCCGCGCAGGTGCTCTCCGAGCGCACCGGCTGCGAGGTCCACCTCAAGGTCGAGGGCGCGAACCCGACCGGGTCCTTCAAGGACCGCGGCATGACGATGGCGATCAGCAAGGCCAAGGAGGAGGGCGCGAAGGCCGTCATCTGCGCCTCCACCGGCAACACGTCCGCCTCCGCGGCCGCCTACGCCGTACGGGCCGGGATGGTCTCCGCGGTGCTGGTGCCGCAGGGCAAGATCGCGCTCGGCAAGATGGGCCAGGCGCTCGTGCACGGCGCGAAGATCCTCCAGGTCGACGGCAACTTCGACGACTGCCTCACGCTCGCCCGCGCGCTCAGCGACAACTACCCCGTGGCGCTGGTCAATTCGGTCAACCCGGTGCGTATCGAGGGCCAGAAGACGGCCGCCTTCGAGATCGTCGACATGCTCGGCGACGCGCCCGACATCCACGTCCTGCCGGTCGGCAACGCGGGCAACATCACCGCCTACTGGAAGGGCTACCGTGAGTACGCCGCGGACGGCGTCGCCACGAAGACACCCCGCATGTGGGGCTTCCAGGCCTCCGGCAGCGCCCCGATCGTGCGCGGCGAGGTCGTCAAGGACCCGTCGACCATCGCCACCGCGATCCGTATCGGCAACCCCGCCTCCTGGTCGTACGCGCTGGCCGCGCGCGACGAGTCCGGCGGTGCCATCGACGAGGTGACGGACCGTGAAATCCTGCGCGCCTACCGGCTGTTGGCCGCGCAGGAGGGCGTCTTCGTCGAGCCGGCGTCCGCCGCGTCCGTGGCCGGCCTCCTGAAGGCCGCCGAGCAGGGCAAGGTCGACCCCGGCCAGCGCATCGTGTGCACGGTCACCGGCAACGGCCTCAAGGACCCCGACTGGGCCGTCGCCGGCGCCCCCCAGCCGGTCACGGTCCCGGTCGACGCGGCCACGGCGGCCGAACGCCTGGGCCTGGGCTGA
- the thrB gene encoding homoserine kinase, with translation MAGPAFRAAAVRVRVPATSANLGPGFDALGLSLGLYDDVVVRVADSGLHIDIAGEGSETLPRDEKHLLVRSLRTAFDVLGGQPRGLEIVCANRIPHGRGLGSSSAAICAGIVAARAVTIGAEARLDDTALLELATEIEGHPDNVAACLMGGFTLSWMEAGAARAIRMEPSDSIVPVVFVPGKPVLTETARGLLPRTVPHVDAAVNAGRAALLVEALTRRPELLLPATEDRLHQEYRAPAMPESAALVERLRADGIPAVISGAGPTVMALADADTADKVEQLAGADWAANRLSLDLQGACVLPLSAGAEI, from the coding sequence ATGGCCGGTCCCGCGTTCCGCGCCGCCGCCGTCCGGGTGCGCGTCCCCGCCACCAGCGCCAACCTCGGTCCGGGCTTCGACGCCCTCGGCCTGTCGCTGGGGCTCTACGACGACGTCGTGGTCCGGGTGGCCGACTCCGGGCTGCACATCGACATCGCCGGCGAGGGCAGCGAGACGCTGCCGCGGGACGAGAAGCACCTGCTCGTCCGCTCGCTGCGTACCGCCTTCGACGTACTCGGCGGACAGCCGCGCGGCCTGGAGATCGTCTGCGCCAACCGCATTCCGCACGGCCGCGGCCTCGGCTCCTCCTCCGCCGCCATCTGCGCCGGAATAGTCGCGGCCCGCGCCGTGACCATAGGCGCCGAGGCCAGGCTCGACGACACGGCGCTGCTCGAACTGGCCACCGAGATAGAGGGCCACCCGGACAACGTGGCGGCCTGTCTGATGGGCGGGTTCACCCTGTCCTGGATGGAGGCCGGAGCCGCCAGGGCCATCAGGATGGAGCCCTCCGATTCCATCGTTCCGGTGGTTTTCGTGCCGGGAAAGCCGGTGCTCACCGAAACCGCGCGCGGCCTGCTCCCGCGCACCGTTCCGCACGTGGACGCCGCCGTCAACGCGGGCCGCGCCGCCCTGCTCGTCGAGGCCCTCACCCGGCGCCCCGAACTGCTGCTGCCGGCCACCGAGGACCGTCTCCACCAGGAGTACCGCGCCCCTGCCATGCCGGAGAGCGCGGCACTGGTGGAACGTCTGCGGGCGGACGGCATCCCCGCGGTCATCTCCGGCGCAGGACCCACCGTCATGGCACTCGCCGACGCGGACACCGCGGACAAGGTGGAGCAACTGGCGGGCGCCGACTGGGCCGCCAACAGGCTGAGTCTCGACCTGCAAGGAGCCTGCGTGCTGCCGCTGTCGGCAGGCGCGGAGATCTGA
- the rho gene encoding transcription termination factor Rho — protein sequence MSDTTDLMGARVEETAAAPATDASAPAGGAGSRRRRGTGLEGMVLAELQQVASGLGIRGTARMRKSQLIEVIKEAQAGGGAPAAKAAPAAGDAAETKPKRRSTSRTRTADEAAPAKKTAEAPAAKLSNDAEQSGAPAKAVAQKQIEIPGQPAGGASRPSEAERGGEDAPSERRRRRATAEAGAPAGGAETVAAEAKSEPKAENQGQQQSQGDAADGGEGRRRDRRERGRDRDRRGKGDDQQGQGGQQQRQQGQQQSGGRQDRQQRPDEDGDDFDGRRGRRGRYRDRRGRRGRDDVSEPQITDDDVLIPVAGILDILDNYAFIRTSGYLPGPNDVYVSLAQVRKNGLRKGDHVTGAVRQPKDGERREKFNALVRLDSVNGMAPEHGRGRPEFNKLTPLYPQDRLRLETDPGVLTTRIIDMVSPIGKGQRGLIVAPPKTGKTMIMQAVANAITHNNPECHLMVVLVDERPEEVTDMQRSVKGEVISSTFDRPAEDHTTVAELAIERAKRLVELGHDVVVLLDSITRLGRAYNLAAPASGRILSGGVDSTALYPPKRFFGAARNIEDGGSLTILATALVDTGSRMDEVIFEEFKGTGNMELKLDRKLADKRIFPAVDVDASGTRKEEILLGNEELAVVWKLRRVLHALDQQQAIELLLDKMKQTKSNIEFLMQIQKTTPTPGNGD from the coding sequence GTGAGCGACACCACCGATCTGATGGGCGCACGTGTCGAGGAGACCGCTGCCGCGCCCGCCACGGACGCCTCCGCGCCTGCCGGCGGTGCCGGCTCCCGGCGGCGCCGCGGTACCGGCCTCGAGGGCATGGTGCTGGCCGAGCTGCAGCAGGTCGCATCCGGCCTCGGCATCAGGGGCACCGCGCGCATGCGCAAGAGCCAGCTGATCGAGGTCATCAAGGAGGCGCAGGCGGGCGGGGGAGCCCCCGCCGCGAAGGCCGCGCCTGCCGCGGGGGACGCCGCAGAGACGAAGCCGAAGCGCCGCAGCACCTCACGGACCCGTACGGCCGACGAGGCCGCGCCCGCGAAGAAGACGGCCGAGGCCCCCGCCGCCAAGCTCTCGAACGACGCGGAGCAGTCGGGCGCGCCCGCCAAGGCCGTGGCGCAGAAGCAGATCGAGATCCCCGGCCAGCCCGCTGGGGGTGCCTCCCGCCCGAGTGAAGCCGAGCGTGGGGGAGAGGACGCTCCGTCCGAGCGCCGCCGGCGCCGGGCCACCGCCGAGGCGGGCGCCCCGGCGGGCGGTGCCGAGACCGTCGCCGCCGAGGCGAAGAGCGAGCCGAAGGCCGAGAACCAGGGCCAGCAGCAGTCGCAGGGCGACGCCGCTGACGGCGGCGAGGGCCGCCGCCGCGACCGCCGTGAGCGCGGCCGGGACCGCGACCGCCGCGGCAAGGGCGACGACCAGCAGGGCCAGGGCGGCCAGCAGCAGCGCCAGCAGGGCCAGCAGCAGAGCGGCGGCCGTCAGGACCGCCAGCAGCGGCCCGACGAGGACGGGGACGACTTCGACGGCCGCCGGGGCCGGCGCGGCCGCTACCGCGACCGCCGTGGCCGCCGTGGCCGCGACGACGTGTCCGAGCCGCAGATCACCGACGACGATGTCCTGATCCCGGTCGCGGGCATCCTCGACATCCTCGACAACTACGCCTTCATCCGGACGTCGGGCTACCTGCCGGGTCCCAACGACGTGTACGTCTCCCTCGCCCAGGTCCGCAAGAACGGCCTGCGCAAGGGCGACCACGTCACCGGCGCGGTCCGCCAGCCGAAGGACGGTGAGCGCCGCGAGAAGTTCAACGCGCTGGTGCGGCTGGACTCCGTCAACGGCATGGCGCCCGAACACGGCCGTGGGCGGCCCGAGTTCAACAAGCTGACGCCGCTGTACCCGCAGGACCGGCTCCGTCTGGAGACCGACCCCGGCGTCCTGACGACCCGCATCATCGACATGGTCTCGCCCATCGGCAAGGGCCAGCGCGGTCTGATCGTGGCCCCGCCGAAGACCGGCAAGACCATGATCATGCAGGCGGTCGCCAACGCGATCACGCACAACAACCCCGAGTGCCACCTGATGGTCGTCCTCGTCGACGAGCGTCCGGAAGAGGTCACCGACATGCAGCGGTCGGTGAAGGGCGAGGTCATCTCCTCGACCTTCGACCGTCCGGCCGAGGACCACACCACGGTCGCCGAGCTCGCCATCGAGCGCGCCAAGCGTCTGGTGGAGCTGGGTCACGACGTGGTCGTGCTGCTGGACTCCATCACCCGTCTGGGTCGTGCGTACAACCTGGCGGCCCCGGCCTCCGGCCGCATCCTGTCCGGTGGTGTCGACTCGACCGCCCTGTACCCGCCGAAGCGGTTCTTCGGTGCGGCCCGCAACATCGAGGACGGCGGTTCGCTGACCATCCTCGCCACCGCCCTGGTGGACACCGGGTCCCGCATGGACGAGGTGATCTTCGAGGAGTTCAAGGGCACCGGCAACATGGAGCTCAAGCTCGACCGGAAGCTCGCCGACAAGCGCATCTTCCCGGCGGTGGACGTGGACGCGTCCGGTACCCGTAAGGAAGAGATCCTGCTCGGCAACGAGGAGCTGGCCGTCGTCTGGAAGCTGCGCCGGGTGCTGCACGCGCTCGACCAGCAGCAGGCGATCGAGCTGCTCCTCGACAAGATGAAGCAGACCAAGTCGAACATCGAGTTCCTGATGCAGATCCAGAAGACCACGCCGACTCCCGGCAACGGCGACTGA
- a CDS encoding LCP family protein, whose protein sequence is MPADSTRGPGIPGEPGDTGPRRRGKGRRRKPPTGRRRALTALALTAAGIVVLGGAGAGFLYFKLNGNLRTIDINQALGGDRPTKADNGSENILVLGSDSRAGGNRKLGGGTDDGSARSDTAMIVHVYEGHKKAGVVSIPRDTLVDRPECTDAKGGTHPAAHNAMFNESYSAGGAACAVKTVESMTGLRMDHYLEVDFSGFQKLIDELGGVQVTTTRNIDDPNSHLDLKAGTHTLDGQQALGLVRTRHGVGDGSDLGRIQLQQAFVRALADQVKHIGVLSNPKKLYDLADTATKTVTADSDLGSVNSLIAFADGLKGISSSHMNMVTMPVQYDPANPNRVLVDKAKAQQIWTALRNDRPIPKSATKGTATGKAGGVVSAP, encoded by the coding sequence ATGCCTGCCGACAGCACGCGAGGACCGGGCATACCAGGGGAGCCCGGCGACACCGGGCCACGCCGCCGAGGCAAGGGCCGCCGTCGCAAGCCCCCCACCGGGCGGCGCAGGGCCCTGACGGCCCTGGCCCTGACCGCCGCGGGCATCGTCGTGCTCGGCGGCGCGGGGGCCGGCTTCCTCTACTTCAAGCTCAACGGCAATCTCAGGACGATCGACATCAACCAGGCCCTCGGCGGCGACCGGCCCACCAAGGCCGACAACGGCTCCGAGAACATCCTGGTCCTCGGCTCCGACTCCCGTGCCGGCGGCAACAGGAAACTCGGCGGCGGCACCGACGACGGCAGCGCCCGCTCCGACACGGCGATGATCGTGCACGTGTACGAGGGCCACAAGAAGGCCGGCGTGGTCTCCATACCGCGCGACACCCTGGTCGACCGCCCCGAGTGCACCGACGCCAAGGGCGGCACGCACCCTGCGGCACACAACGCGATGTTCAACGAGTCGTACTCCGCCGGTGGCGCCGCCTGCGCGGTGAAGACCGTCGAGTCGATGACGGGCCTGCGGATGGACCACTACCTGGAGGTCGACTTCAGCGGCTTCCAAAAGCTCATCGACGAACTCGGCGGGGTCCAGGTCACCACGACGAGGAACATCGACGACCCGAACAGCCACCTCGACCTCAAGGCCGGCACCCACACCCTCGACGGACAGCAGGCCCTCGGCCTGGTCCGCACCCGGCACGGCGTCGGCGACGGGTCCGACCTCGGCCGCATCCAGCTCCAGCAGGCCTTCGTCAGGGCCCTGGCCGACCAGGTCAAGCACATCGGCGTGCTCAGCAATCCCAAGAAGCTCTACGACCTCGCCGACACCGCGACCAAGACCGTCACCGCCGACTCCGACCTCGGCTCGGTCAACTCCCTGATCGCCTTCGCCGACGGCCTGAAGGGCATCAGCTCCTCGCACATGAACATGGTCACGATGCCGGTCCAGTACGACCCGGCCAACCCCAACCGCGTCCTCGTCGACAAGGCCAAGGCCCAGCAGATCTGGACCGCCCTGAGGAACGACCGCCCCATCCCCAAGTCGGCCACCAAGGGCACGGCCACCGGCAAGGCAGGCGGAGTGGTGAGCGCCCCCTAG
- the rpmE gene encoding 50S ribosomal protein L31, whose amino-acid sequence MKRDIHPAYVETQVSCTCGASFTTRSTIESGTVRAEVCSECHPFYTGKQKILDTGGRVARFEARFGKAAAGSKK is encoded by the coding sequence TTGAAGCGCGACATCCACCCCGCGTACGTCGAGACGCAGGTCAGCTGCACCTGCGGCGCGTCGTTCACCACCCGTAGCACGATCGAGTCCGGCACCGTCCGGGCCGAGGTCTGCTCCGAGTGCCACCCGTTCTACACGGGCAAGCAGAAGATCCTCGACACCGGTGGCCGTGTGGCCCGCTTCGAGGCCCGCTTCGGCAAGGCTGCCGCCGGCTCCAAGAAGTAG
- the prfA gene encoding peptide chain release factor 1, with product MFEAVEELVAEHADLEKQLADPSVHADQANARKLNKRYAELTPIVATYRSWKQTGDDVDTARELAADDPDFAAEVKELEQRREELTEKLRLLLVPRDPSDDKDVILEIKAGAGGDESALFAGDLLRMYLRYAERVGWKTEIIDATESELGGYKDVQVAVKTRGQIEPGQGVWARLKYEGGVHRVQRVPATESQGRIHTSAAGVLVTPEAEEVDVEINPNDLRIDVYRSSGPGGQSVNTTDSAVRITHLPTGVVASCQNEKSQLQNKEQALRILRSRLLAMAQEEAEREAADARRSQVRTVDRSEKIRTYNFPENRISDHRVGFKAYNLDQVLDGELDAMIQACVDADSAAKLAAA from the coding sequence ATGTTCGAGGCCGTCGAGGAACTCGTCGCCGAGCACGCCGACCTGGAGAAGCAGCTCGCCGATCCGTCGGTCCACGCCGACCAGGCCAACGCGCGCAAGCTCAACAAGCGCTACGCCGAGCTCACCCCGATCGTCGCCACGTACCGCTCCTGGAAGCAGACCGGCGACGACGTCGACACCGCGCGCGAACTCGCCGCGGACGACCCCGACTTCGCGGCCGAGGTCAAGGAGCTGGAGCAGCGGCGCGAGGAGTTGACCGAGAAGCTGCGCCTCCTGCTCGTCCCGCGCGACCCCAGCGACGACAAGGACGTCATCCTGGAGATCAAGGCGGGCGCGGGCGGCGACGAGTCGGCCCTGTTCGCCGGCGACCTGCTGCGCATGTACCTGCGGTACGCCGAGCGCGTGGGCTGGAAGACCGAGATCATCGACGCCACCGAGTCCGAGCTGGGCGGCTACAAGGACGTCCAGGTCGCGGTGAAGACCCGCGGGCAGATCGAGCCCGGCCAGGGCGTGTGGGCCCGGCTGAAGTACGAGGGCGGGGTGCACCGCGTGCAGCGGGTGCCGGCCACCGAGTCCCAGGGCCGTATCCACACCTCCGCGGCCGGTGTGCTGGTCACCCCCGAGGCCGAGGAGGTGGACGTGGAGATCAACCCCAACGACCTCCGCATCGACGTCTACCGGTCCTCCGGGCCCGGCGGCCAGTCCGTCAACACCACCGACTCCGCGGTGCGCATCACGCACCTGCCCACCGGTGTCGTCGCCTCCTGCCAGAACGAGAAGAGCCAGCTGCAGAACAAGGAGCAGGCACTGCGTATCCTGCGCTCCAGGCTGCTGGCCATGGCGCAGGAGGAGGCGGAGCGGGAGGCCGCCGACGCCCGCCGCAGCCAGGTCCGCACCGTCGACCGCTCCGAGAAGATCCGCACGTACAACTTCCCGGAGAACCGCATCTCGGACCACCGCGTCGGATTCAAGGCGTACAACCTGGACCAGGTCCTGGACGGCGAACTGGACGCGATGATCCAGGCCTGCGTCGACGCGGACTCGGCCGCCAAGCTCGCGGCCGCGTAA
- the prmC gene encoding peptide chain release factor N(5)-glutamine methyltransferase encodes MLLAEVAQATQRLADAGVDSPRTDAEELAAFVHGVKRGQLHTVKDADFDARYWEVIARREQREPLQHITGRAYFRYLELQVGPGVFVPRPETESVVGWAIDAVRAMDVVEPCIVDLCTGSGAIALALAQEVPRSRVHAVELSDDALKWTRKNTEGSRVDLRQGDARTAFPDLDGQVDLVISNPPYIPLTEWEYVAPEARDYDPELALFSGEDGLDLIRGIERTAHRLLRPGGVVVVEHADTQGGQVPWIFTEERGWADAADHPDLNNRPRFATARKALP; translated from the coding sequence GTGCTGCTCGCGGAGGTGGCGCAGGCCACCCAGCGGCTGGCCGACGCGGGCGTGGACTCGCCGCGCACCGACGCGGAGGAGCTCGCCGCGTTCGTGCACGGCGTCAAGCGGGGCCAGCTGCACACCGTGAAGGACGCCGACTTCGACGCCCGCTACTGGGAGGTCATCGCCCGGCGCGAGCAGCGTGAGCCGCTCCAGCACATCACCGGGCGTGCCTACTTCCGGTATCTGGAACTCCAGGTCGGGCCAGGGGTGTTCGTGCCCCGGCCGGAGACCGAGTCCGTGGTGGGCTGGGCCATAGACGCCGTACGGGCCATGGACGTGGTCGAGCCGTGCATCGTCGACCTGTGCACCGGCTCGGGGGCCATCGCGCTCGCCCTCGCCCAGGAGGTGCCGCGCTCGCGTGTGCACGCCGTGGAGCTGAGCGACGACGCGCTGAAGTGGACCCGCAAGAACACGGAGGGGTCCCGGGTCGACCTGCGCCAGGGCGACGCCCGGACGGCCTTCCCCGACCTCGACGGCCAGGTCGACCTCGTCATCTCCAACCCGCCGTACATCCCGCTCACCGAATGGGAGTACGTCGCCCCCGAGGCCCGCGACTACGACCCGGAACTGGCGTTGTTCTCCGGGGAGGACGGCCTCGACCTGATCCGCGGCATCGAGCGCACCGCGCACCGGCTGCTGCGGCCCGGCGGAGTCGTCGTCGTGGAGCACGCCGACACCCAGGGGGGACAGGTGCCGTGGATCTTCACCGAGGAGCGGGGCTGGGCCGACGCCGCCGACCATCCCGACCTCAACAACCGGCCGCGGTTCGCCACCGCCCGCAAGGCGCTGCCGTGA
- a CDS encoding L-threonylcarbamoyladenylate synthase yields the protein MARRYDTNDATDRVTGLREAASAVRRGELVVLPTDTVYGIGADAFSSEGVADLLAAKGRGRNMPTPVLIGSPNTLHGLVTDFSEMAWELVDAFWPGALTLVARHQPSLQWDLGDTRGTVAVRMPLHPVAIELLTEVGPMAVSSANLTGHPAPETCDAAQEMLGDSVSVYLDGGPTPGNVPSSIVDVSRKVPVLLREGALSPEELRKVVPDLEVAN from the coding sequence ATGGCACGGCGATACGACACCAACGACGCCACCGACCGCGTGACCGGTCTGCGCGAGGCCGCGTCCGCCGTCCGCCGGGGCGAGCTCGTGGTGCTGCCCACCGACACCGTCTACGGCATCGGCGCCGACGCGTTCTCCTCCGAGGGCGTGGCCGACCTGCTCGCCGCGAAGGGCCGGGGCCGCAACATGCCGACCCCCGTGCTCATCGGCTCCCCGAACACGCTGCACGGGCTGGTCACGGACTTCTCCGAGATGGCCTGGGAACTCGTGGACGCCTTCTGGCCTGGCGCGCTGACGCTGGTCGCCCGGCACCAGCCGTCCCTCCAGTGGGACCTCGGGGACACCCGGGGCACGGTCGCCGTGCGGATGCCGCTGCACCCGGTCGCCATCGAGCTGCTCACGGAGGTCGGCCCGATGGCCGTGTCGTCGGCGAACCTGACCGGCCACCCGGCGCCGGAGACCTGCGACGCCGCGCAGGAGATGCTCGGCGACTCCGTCTCCGTCTACCTCGACGGCGGCCCGACCCCCGGCAACGTCCCGTCCTCCATCGTCGACGTCAGCCGCAAGGTGCCCGTGCTGCTGCGTGAGGGCGCCCTGTCGCCGGAGGAGCTGCGCAAGGTGGTACCCGACCTCGAGGTGGCGAATTGA